In Acyrthosiphon pisum isolate AL4f unplaced genomic scaffold, pea_aphid_22Mar2018_4r6ur Scaffold_21129;HRSCAF=23109, whole genome shotgun sequence, the sequence ATGACAGAAGTAAGGGCTGGCATTAAAGGTgctaattatacaataaaaaaaatgacaaatatacaAAAGGatacatagtaaaaataatatatagtaataagcaAGATAGATATTAAATGGTAACATCAATTTCAAAATAGTATAACGTTTCAAAAGAgtaacgaacaaaaaaaaaaaaaaaaaaaaacaacaatgagTAAAAAAAGACTTATACACAAATAATCAAGGCAACAAGCGGTACATCGTGTCACTGACACCAAAGTAAgaaaatataggttttttttttttgataatagtgACTGGAATGGGTGTAAGAAACTACTATGAGGGTCTACTCCGTAGGTAACAATACTAACTTAACCACAGGTCTAGTTAACTCCCCTTGTGAAGTTAACAATCGGACTACACGAACTACACCGTCAACGCCTGGGTTGACACTTAGTATGCGTCCTAAGCGCCAGTGGGTGGGGGCCAGCTGTTTGTCTTTCACTACGACCATATCGCCTATTTTGAGGTTGGGGCTGCTCTTAGTCCATTTGTTGCGTACTTGCAGAGAGCATAAATATTCGGCGGACCACCGACGCCAGAACGCCTGATGGCACTGGTGGAGAAGCTTCCAACGAGGAACCGACTTGCTAGCTGTCTCTGGCATCGGCAGATCTGGCACGGACAGCAACGGCCGGCCAATCAGAAAATGACCTGGTGTCAAATAGTCTAAGTCCAATGGGGACGAAGACATTGGCGTGAGCGGTCGTGAGTTGAGGACAGCTTCGATTCGACAGAGCACGGTTGATAGTTCCTCCAAGGTTGGATGGTGACACCCCATTACCCTAGACAACAGAGTTTTGGTTGAACGTACGGCGGCTTCCCAGAGACCTCCAAAATGTGGTGCCGCTGGGGGGTTAAAGTTCCAAGAACAGGGAGCGCGAGCTGTCAACCGGTCACGATTTTCTGGATGATTGACCAGTATGGATAACCGTTTTGACGCGCCAACAAAGTTGGTACCGCAGTCGGAAAAGATTTCTTGAGGCAGACCACGACGAGCTACAAACCTATCGAACGCCGCTAAAAATGCGTCAGTAGATAGCTCAAGAACGAGCTCCAGATGAACGGCTTTGACAGCCATGCACACAAAAACAGCTATGTAGACCTTGTACTCTCTAGGCTTCCGTAGGCGGCATTCTCTCATTGGAAGGGGGCCGGCATAGTCGATTCCGACTTTGGAGAAAGGCTGACATACTTGAACGCGGGCTGCAGGCAAATCTGCCATCAGAGGTTGCGGAGATTGAGCGATAGCTCGAACACAGGTGGTGCATGACCCAATAGTCTGACGAATGACAACACGAACTGACATTATCCAAAAGTTACGGGTTATCAAAGCAGTTATAACCCTGGGTCCAGAATGACACGTAACTAAATGCCAGTGTCGAACGATCAGCTTAGCTAAGTGTGACGTCTTGGGTAACAGCATGGGCTGCTTCTGAAGAGTTGGTAAGTCGGCGTGATGTAGTCTACCGCCAATGCGGATCAGTCCGTTGGAGTCAATGAATGGGCGGAGACGAGCGTATGAGCGTGATGGAGTTCGGTCCGATTCCAGGGTGATGAACAATCCAGACAACAATAGACGCTGAGATACTCGGACAATAATGACAAGTGACTCCTGAAGCTCAGATGCCTGCAAGAAGGCGAGTGGGTACTCCTTACGCTTACAGCGAAAAATGAAACGGCGTACCCACGATATGACACGAAGCATGCGGTCATACGAGGAAAATCGACAAATCCATTCAGATGGTTCACCGACAGTTACGGTAAGGGATACGATCTTAGTATCAGGTAATTGTTCCACTGGAATGGGAGTTGGAGACGTGTCCCAGGTATCGACATTAGCATATAAAAAGTTCGGACCACACCAATACAACGAATGGCTGATCAACTCGGAAGGTAGCATTCCCCTGGAGGCGCAATCCGCAGGATTGATAGCAGAGCGAACATATCCCCATTGGCAATGTGGAAGAAGTGTATGTATTCGATGCACACGATTGGAGACAAACACTTTGAACATAGAGTGAGGTTTGACTAACCAAGACAAAACTATCTGTGAATCAGACCAAGCAAAGGTAGAGTCTACGTTCAGTTTATCCTGTAATATCGTCAGAAGGCGGTGCAGCCACCGAGCAAGTAGAACAGCGGCACATAACTCGAGTCTAGGCACAGTGGAAGTCTTTACAGGAGCCATTTTGGTTTTGGATCCAAGTAGCGAAATAGAGACAGAGTGATTGTGTGTGACTGTGCGCAAGTACACTACTGCCGAGTAACCCTTTTCTGACGCATCGCAGAAGCCGCACAGCTGAACGCGAGACTGCAATTGCGTGGATAGGAAACGAGGAACCTTTACATTTGATAGTGCCGGGAGACTGTCGACAAACACGGACCAACAGTTGACCAAATCTGGTGGTAGAGGGTCGTCCCAAGGATACATTCGCCTTCCAATCCTTTGCATGATATGCTTAGCCATAAAATATGACTGGAGCGAGAAATCCGATCGGGNNNNNNNNNNNNNNNNNNNNNNNNNNNNNNNNNNNNNNNNNNNNNNNNNNNNNNNNNNNNNNNNNNNNNNNNNNNNNNNNNNNNNNNNNNNNNNNNNNNNNNNCAAACTATGTGTGAAATGACCGGTATTGCTGATGTACTAAAATCTGGCGGTACATTTTGCACACATCAGCAGTGAATGTGTACTTGTGCACGCGGAACCGTAGAAGGATGTCGATGATATCTTGTTGCAATTTAGGGCCGGTATGCAGACATTGGTTTAACGAAAGCTTGTTCGATGCCGTTGCAGATGCATCGAAGACAACTCGTATCTTGCTCGAAGTTGGCGATCCCTTAAACACCGGATGATGTGGAATAAAGTATGAACCTGGGCAAGGAGCAATGGACATATGTCCCAACGATTCGTACTCATGCATAAACTGTCTGTATGCTTGGCCTAAGGTGTCATTGTCTTGGAGCTTCTTTTCCAGATTCTGAAAGCGTCGCACAGCTATTTGTCTGGAACCGGGAAACGTCTCGGACCGgtgttcatttaaaaatggTAGTGGAACTACAAATCGTCCCGTAGAATCACGTGTCCGTTCCGAAATGTAAATACTTTCACATTGACCGTCCTTGGTGAATGTGTCTGGAACTTCGTCCGGCTCTTCCACTTGCCAAAA encodes:
- the LOC107883568 gene encoding uncharacterized protein LOC107883568 yields the protein MQRIGRRMYPWDDPLPPDLVNCWSVFVDSLPALSNVKVPRFLSTQLQSRVQLCGFCDASEKGYSAVVYLRTVTHNHSVSISLLGSKTKMAPVKTSTVPRLELCAAVLLARWLHRLLTILQDKLNVDSTFAWSDSQIVLSWLVKPHSMFKVFVSNRVHRIHTLLPHCQWGYVRSAINPADCASRGMLPSELISHSLYWCGPNFLYANVDTWDTSPTPIPVEQLPDTKIVSLTVTVGEPSEWICRFSSYDRMLRVISWVRRFIFRCKRKEYPLAFLQASELQESLVIIVRVSQRLLLSGLFITLESDRTPSRSYARLRPFIDSNGLIRIGGRLHHADLPTLQKQPMLLPKTSHLAKLIVRHWHLVTCHSGPRVITALITRNFWIMSVRVVIRQTIGSCTTCVRAIAQSPQPLMADLPAARVQVCQPFSKVGIDYAGPLPMRECRLRKPREYKVYIAVFVCMAVKAVHLELVLELSTDAFLAAFDRFVARRGLPQEIFSDCGTNFVGASKRLSILVNHPENRDRLTARAPCSWNFNPPAAPHFGGLWEAAVRSTKTLLSRVMGCHHPTLEELSTVLCRIEAVLNSRPLTPMSSSPLDLDYLTPGHFLIGRPLLSVPDLPMPETASKSVPRWKLLHQCHQAFWRRWSAEYLCSLQVRNKWTKSSPNLKIGDMVVVKDKQLAPTHWRLGRILSVNPGVDGVVRVVRLLTSQGELTRPVVKLVLLPTE